In Arthrobacter sp. UKPF54-2, the following are encoded in one genomic region:
- a CDS encoding FadR/GntR family transcriptional regulator, whose protein sequence is MNAAALTAGRGVTPNRPGAQARLRALQDAIIELILERELEPGEALPTETELAALLGTGRNTLREALKVLQALGVIEIRHGFGMFVAAANFGALADGLAFRARSSLRHRGREALELVEVRRVLESALIGGSVALMTPDRLAGLEAAVCRMEAPAGSGEHFVDADADFHRRLFEPLDNGLLRGLLDAFQTVYRGIEHELGPGIVSPGAAALHRGIYEAVAAGDAALAAERLGSLFDGMRRRIEAAAGGPAE, encoded by the coding sequence GTGAACGCAGCAGCTTTGACTGCCGGCCGGGGCGTGACGCCGAACCGGCCCGGCGCGCAGGCAAGGCTGCGCGCCCTGCAGGACGCGATCATCGAACTGATCCTCGAGCGGGAGCTGGAGCCGGGGGAAGCGCTGCCCACCGAGACCGAACTGGCCGCCCTGCTGGGAACTGGCCGGAACACCCTGCGCGAGGCGCTCAAGGTGCTCCAAGCCCTGGGCGTCATCGAAATCCGCCACGGCTTCGGCATGTTCGTCGCCGCGGCCAACTTCGGCGCCCTGGCGGACGGCCTGGCCTTCAGGGCCCGGTCATCCCTGCGCCACCGCGGGCGGGAGGCGCTGGAACTGGTGGAAGTGCGCCGGGTGCTGGAATCAGCGCTGATCGGCGGCTCCGTGGCGCTCATGACGCCGGACCGGCTCGCGGGGCTCGAGGCCGCCGTGTGCCGGATGGAAGCCCCGGCCGGGTCCGGTGAGCACTTTGTCGACGCCGACGCCGACTTCCACCGCCGGCTGTTTGAGCCGCTGGACAACGGGCTGCTGCGCGGCCTGCTCGATGCGTTCCAGACTGTCTACCGGGGGATCGAGCATGAACTCGGCCCCGGCATCGTATCCCCGGGTGCGGCCGCGCTGCACCGGGGCATCTACGAGGCGGTGGCGGCGGGGGACGCGGCGCTGGCCGCCGAGCGGCTGGGCAGCCTCTTCGACGGGATGCGCCGACGGATCGAGGCGGCAGCGGGCGGGCCGGCGGAGTAG